A region of Jonquetella anthropi DSM 22815 DNA encodes the following proteins:
- a CDS encoding TAXI family TRAP transporter solute-binding subunit, with the protein MKKFLAFCALASVLAGGTAFADKPAQLRFMAGPPGGNWFALGGALADLWTANDQPTTSISGGGVSNIINADRNKGDLGFSNTSMVAVAQKGGCAPFNEPVKNASILANLYTQYTYFIARKDFAEKNGIKTVNDIVAKKIPIRFGTLKTGSGSEFVVNAVFRDGFGIDYRKAIPEWGGSVEYASYSGGADLLADNHLDVFAFSVGKVASIVMQIESQTDVVILGMEQETLDKIGAAIGTTTFTVDPGIYKSVTKDPVKVVGDYTCIVVRSDLDDDVVYNLCKTMYEGQDVLAKAVVDMKELNPKTAVPPAPIITHPGAVKYWQEVSASK; encoded by the coding sequence GTGAAAAAGTTTTTGGCTTTCTGCGCGTTAGCTTCCGTCCTCGCTGGGGGAACGGCCTTCGCCGATAAGCCGGCACAGCTTCGTTTTATGGCTGGACCTCCCGGCGGTAACTGGTTTGCCTTGGGCGGCGCTTTGGCCGACCTGTGGACGGCCAACGATCAGCCCACAACCAGCATTTCGGGCGGCGGCGTGTCGAACATCATCAACGCGGACCGGAACAAGGGGGATCTGGGCTTTTCCAACACGTCCATGGTGGCCGTGGCCCAAAAGGGCGGCTGTGCGCCGTTCAACGAGCCGGTCAAGAACGCGTCCATTCTCGCCAACCTGTACACCCAGTACACCTATTTCATCGCCCGCAAAGATTTCGCCGAGAAGAACGGCATCAAGACGGTGAACGATATCGTCGCAAAGAAGATCCCGATCCGCTTCGGTACCCTCAAGACCGGTTCCGGCTCGGAGTTTGTCGTCAACGCGGTGTTCCGCGACGGTTTCGGGATCGACTACCGCAAGGCTATCCCCGAGTGGGGCGGCTCGGTTGAGTACGCTTCCTACTCCGGCGGCGCGGACCTTCTGGCGGACAACCACCTGGACGTGTTCGCGTTCTCGGTCGGCAAGGTCGCTTCCATCGTCATGCAGATCGAGAGCCAGACCGACGTGGTCATTCTCGGCATGGAGCAGGAAACCCTTGACAAGATCGGCGCCGCGATCGGCACGACGACGTTCACCGTCGACCCGGGCATCTACAAGAGCGTCACGAAAGACCCGGTCAAGGTCGTCGGCGACTACACCTGCATTGTCGTCCGCAGCGATCTGGATGACGACGTGGTTTACAACCTGTGCAAGACCATGTACGAGGGACAGGACGTTCTGGCCAAGGCCGTTGTCGATATGAAAGAGCTGAACCCCAAGACTGCCGTTCCCCCCGCCCCAATCATCACTCACCCGGGCGCGGTCAAGTACTGGCAGGAAGTTTCCGCTTCCAAATAA
- a CDS encoding TRAP transporter permease, with product MRKLQGPVAKALYLYVLAMGLFHLYTAVFGSFEAYLQRAIHLTWVLPMVFVLYPFAKNKSGEPETSVPWYDWVLAAAAAAPGLYSMFTYSQIIMRMQGVDELTTVQIVLGTVLIVLLLEGTRRIVGLPIVLVALAFTVYTLVCDSHWLPSVLQGVPTEYSRMVEGMYLTDEGIFSSSLGVSATFVMIFLIFGGFLEKSGVGEYFMEFAQAFTGTQAGGPAKIAVLSSALFGSISGSAVANVYGTGSFTIPLMKRIGYEPHFAGAVEAVSSAGGQIMPPVMGAGAFVMAALLGVQFNKIIIAAVLPALLYYGAVLLMVHLTAVKNGLKGLKASELPSKTSVAKRLYMMAPIVLLVYMLLAGYTPMYGAVAGIVTAWAVSLPNKERRMGPVRILQAIHDGSVGIPIICVACASAGLVVGSVALSGIGFKFVSAVLSIAQGSRFFALLLIALVSLILGMGLPTTSAYILGAALGVPALVKLHFMPIAAHMFVFYYAIISNITPPVALAAYAASSIAGSSPNKTGWTACRLGFLAFVIPFAFCYDPGLLFQLGWGKNILSIVSGVVTLLAVALGFTGYARGPINIVWRALLFAGAAVALHPSTLLSLAGTAVVIALIFLSNLPMAKPQTATATGNS from the coding sequence ATGAGAAAATTACAGGGCCCCGTCGCGAAGGCGCTGTACTTGTACGTCTTGGCAATGGGACTTTTTCACCTGTACACCGCCGTCTTCGGCTCGTTTGAGGCATACCTCCAGCGGGCAATTCACCTGACATGGGTGCTTCCCATGGTGTTCGTGCTCTACCCGTTCGCGAAGAACAAGTCCGGCGAGCCTGAGACGTCCGTGCCGTGGTATGACTGGGTTTTGGCGGCCGCGGCTGCCGCGCCCGGCCTGTACAGCATGTTCACCTACAGCCAGATCATCATGCGAATGCAGGGCGTGGACGAGCTGACGACCGTTCAGATCGTCTTGGGCACTGTGCTGATCGTCCTGCTCTTGGAAGGCACCCGGCGCATCGTCGGCCTTCCGATCGTTCTGGTCGCTCTGGCCTTCACGGTTTACACGCTGGTCTGCGACTCTCACTGGCTGCCCTCAGTCCTGCAGGGCGTTCCTACCGAGTACAGCCGAATGGTTGAGGGCATGTACCTGACCGACGAGGGAATTTTCTCGTCGTCTCTGGGCGTTTCCGCCACGTTCGTCATGATCTTCCTGATCTTCGGCGGCTTCCTCGAAAAGAGCGGCGTGGGCGAGTACTTCATGGAGTTCGCTCAGGCGTTCACCGGCACTCAGGCCGGCGGCCCGGCGAAGATCGCCGTGCTCAGCTCCGCGCTGTTCGGCTCCATTTCCGGCTCGGCCGTGGCGAACGTGTACGGCACCGGCTCGTTCACCATTCCCTTGATGAAGCGAATCGGCTACGAACCCCACTTCGCCGGGGCCGTCGAGGCGGTTTCCAGCGCCGGAGGCCAGATCATGCCGCCGGTCATGGGCGCCGGGGCGTTCGTCATGGCCGCCCTGCTGGGCGTCCAGTTCAACAAAATCATCATCGCTGCCGTGCTGCCAGCGCTTCTCTACTACGGCGCCGTCCTGCTGATGGTCCACCTGACGGCGGTGAAAAACGGTCTGAAAGGGCTCAAAGCCTCCGAACTGCCCTCCAAGACGTCGGTCGCCAAACGACTGTACATGATGGCCCCGATCGTCCTGCTGGTCTACATGCTTCTGGCCGGCTACACGCCCATGTACGGAGCCGTCGCGGGCATCGTCACCGCGTGGGCCGTTTCTCTGCCCAACAAGGAACGGCGCATGGGGCCGGTTCGGATCCTTCAGGCCATTCATGACGGCTCGGTCGGCATTCCGATTATCTGCGTGGCCTGCGCGTCTGCCGGCCTCGTGGTGGGCAGCGTCGCCCTGTCGGGCATCGGGTTCAAGTTCGTCAGCGCCGTTCTCTCCATCGCTCAAGGGAGCCGGTTCTTCGCTCTGCTGCTGATCGCGTTAGTGTCGCTGATCCTCGGCATGGGACTTCCCACCACCAGCGCGTACATTCTTGGCGCGGCGCTGGGCGTCCCGGCGTTAGTCAAGCTCCACTTCATGCCGATTGCCGCCCACATGTTCGTGTTCTACTACGCCATCATCTCCAACATCACCCCGCCGGTCGCTCTGGCGGCCTACGCGGCGTCGTCCATCGCCGGGTCTTCGCCCAATAAGACCGGGTGGACGGCCTGCCGGCTGGGATTTTTGGCGTTCGTCATCCCGTTCGCGTTCTGTTACGATCCCGGACTGCTGTTCCAGTTGGGCTGGGGCAAGAACATCCTGTCGATCGTCAGCGGCGTGGTGACGCTGTTGGCCGTGGCGCTGGGCTTTACCGGCTACGCCCGCGGGCCGATCAACATTGTCTGGCGTGCCCTGCTTTTTGCCGGCGCGGCGGTGGCGCTTCACCCGTCCACGCTGTTGTCCTTGGCCGGCACGGCGGTCGTGATCGCGCTGATTTTCCTTTCCAATCTCCCGATGGCTAAGCCTCAGACGGCTACCGCAACGGGAAATTCGTAA
- a CDS encoding cupin domain-containing protein, translating to MKPLVRGSLFSDPAAPQANGEKLEVLLKDFTGLTLERIISAGQTTPQDSPYVQDEDEWVCLLAGSARLKIDLGGGQFQTISLSPGDWLVIPSKVPHWVTHTSVSPQAVWLALHARLSESAR from the coding sequence GTGAAACCGCTCGTTCGGGGCAGCCTGTTCAGCGATCCCGCCGCGCCGCAGGCCAACGGCGAGAAGCTGGAAGTCCTGCTGAAAGACTTCACCGGCCTGACGCTGGAGCGAATTATTTCCGCAGGGCAGACCACGCCTCAAGACAGCCCGTACGTTCAGGACGAAGACGAGTGGGTCTGTCTCCTCGCGGGGAGCGCCAGGCTCAAGATCGACCTCGGCGGCGGCCAGTTCCAAACGATTTCCCTTTCTCCCGGCGACTGGCTCGTGATCCCCTCAAAAGTTCCCCACTGGGTAACCCATACGAGCGTCTCGCCTCAGGCCGTCTGGCTGGCTCTTCACGCCCGCCTCAGCGAATCCGCTCGATAA